aacaacaacaacaaaaacaaaaacagctgggcatggtggctcacacctgtaatcccagcactttgggaggccaaggtgggcagatcacctgaggtcaggagttcgagaccagcctggccaacatggtgaaactccgtctctactaaaaataaaaataaaataaaaaattagctgggcatggtagtgcacacctgtaattgcagctactcagaggctggggcagggagaattgcttgaacccaggaggtgaaggttgtaatgagccaagattgcgccacggcactccagcctgggcgatagagcaagactccacctcaaaacaaacaaacaaacaacaacaacaacaacaaaaaacagctgggtgtggtggcacacacctgtagtcccagctactcaggaggctgaggtgggaggatcacctgagcccaggaggtcaagggtgcagtgagctgtgatcatgccactacatgtaacctgggtgacagagcaagatctcatctcaaaaaaaaaaaaaaaagaaaagaaaaagaaaaagaaaaagaaaaaggagaaagaggaagaggagctggaagaggaaaggaaagagaaagaactgTTATTTTCAtctctctcgttgcccaggctggagtgcagaggtgccaccttgccttactgcaacctccacctccagggctcaggtgatcctcccacttcagcctccccagtagctgggaccacaggtgggcaccaccatgccaggctaatttttttttttactttttgtagagaaaggatttccccatgtttcccaggctggtctggaactcctggcctaaagtgatccgcctgcttcggcctaccaaagtgatgggattacaggtgtgagccgcagtgcctggccttttttcttaaaaaaaaaaaaaaaaaaaaaaaaaacacacacaacataGGAGTTGCCCctttaagacagaaaaaaacctCATCTACCCATCAGTAAGAGGCCCCAAGCTTCTTGCTGTGAGTCGGGGAGGCTTCAGAAGGGCCTCAAGCCACATCTTGCTCTTGCTCTGGCAGAACTCCCAGCCCTAAGCTCCTGATTCCCAGGCTCCTGACTCCTGAGGAGAAAGGGTAAGAACtttccagacacacacacacatgcacacacacacacccaaggaAACAAACTAGCTCATCTTCTCAATTAAGCTTGAGTTGACTTCAAGCTTGAAAAACAGTTTAGTTAAATTACATAAGTCGGGAAACAATGGTAGAGCTGAAAAATGatagcttgtttgttttttaaataatgatggctcatgcgtgtaatcccagcaccttaggagactgaggaaggaggatcactggagcccaggatttcaagaccagcctgggcaacacagagagactccatctctaccaaaaaacaaactattagcaggtcatggtggcgtgcacctgtagtcccagctactgaggaggctgaggtgggaggatggcttgaacccaggagggtcgaggctgcagcgagctgtgactgcgccactccagcctgggtgacagagctagaccttgtctcaaaaaaaaaaaaaaaagttttataattgAGGTAAATCATTCAGCATTAAGTGCTGGCTTTCTCTTAAAGAGACGACATATCCACCAATATCAAAAACAGCCtcaaagctgggcgtggtggctcacacctgtaatcccagcactttggggggctgaggtgcgtggatcacttgtggtcaggagttcgagaccagcctggccaacacggtgaaaccacgtctctactaaaaatacaaaaattcgtcgagcatggtagcacgtgcctgtaattccagctacttgggaggcttaggcaggagaatcgcttgaacccgggaggtggaggttgcagtgagcagggatcacaccagtgcactccagcctgggtgacagaccagattccgtctcaaaaaaaaaaaaaaaaaaagaaaaaaaaagaaaaaaattttaaaaagcagcccCGACCCATGCAGACGAGTCAAGGGTTTTATATGCATTAACTCGTTTGACCATCCTAATAGCCTGTGAGGTTGGTTACTGCCATTACCAGTCTCATTTTAcggatgaggcaactgaggcagaGACAGGCCAAGTGCCTtggccagggtcacacagcacGGAAGTGGCAGGACCAGGGGTCTAACCCCAAATCTGTCTTGGGAATTGTGAGACTCTGAAAGAGGCTATGTGTGCCCACAGCATTAGAGAGCCAGTCTTCCTATTTGTTGTCCACTGCAGGCAAGAgggattttcttctcttctcttctcttctcttctcttttctctctctctctctctctctctctttctttttgatacagagtcttgttctgttgcccaggctggggtgcagtagtatgatcttggctcactgcaaactccaccttctgggttcaagcgaatctcctgcctcagcctccccagtagctgggactacaggcgcctgccactacgcctggctaattttttgtatttttagtagagacagggtctcaccgtgttagccaggatggtctcaatctgctaaccttgtgatccacccgcctcagcctcccaaagtgctgagattacacgtgtgagccaccatgcccggcccacgcccggctaatttttttatttttgttagagatggggttttgtcatgttggccaggctggtctcaaactcctgacctcaggtgatccgtccacctcggcctcccaaaatgctggaattacaggcgtgagccaccacgcccggcccaagaGGGATTTTATAAAGTGATTTTCAACAGCTTTTCCTGAACCCCTGACACAGCTCAAGGACTTGTGTGGTTCTGTCCTCTAGGCTTTTCTGTCAAGCCAGTCCCTGGGCACGCCCTAGGGCACTTAGCAAGCAGGACAGCCAAGGCCAGGGAGCCAACCCAGTGACAGATCACTAATTCGGCGGGGGGCAGACAGAGAACTCGTCCCTGAGGTGACATGTGAGCCCCACGTGTGCCCTGTCAGACAAGGTGGCCTTGCTGAGAACAGGAGGGGCAAGTGTGTGTAGCCCAAAGAGGAAAACCTGAAGAAACACCAGGTGCTCCCAGACGAGAGGGTGTGGCTGGTCGGGGTTGGGCCCTGAGATGGAAACACGTTTTCTGGGCCTGAAGTTTCTATCCTGTGGGGTCGTCTCTAAGAAAATGAATCCCAGATAATGAATACAAAATTGCCCAGCCTCtcctggctttatttatttattttttttgagatggagtctccctctgtcacccaggctggagtgcagtggcacaatctcggctcactgcaatctccgcctccctggttcaagcgattcttctgcctcagcctcccaagtagctgggactacaggcacgcgccgccacgcccagctaatttttgtatttttagtagagacagggtttcactatgttggccaggatggtcttaaactcctgacctcatgatccgcccgcctcagccttccaaagtgtgcatttacgggcgtgagccaccaggcccagcccttcTCCTGGGGTCTTGAAAGAGGCCCTGAAGGTTAAGCTTCATCAGCTTCCTGGAAAATGTGCCCCTGGACAGGACAGGGTGTTACTGAGTTGCCAAATACCTATTAAAATGCTAGATACACGCACATACCTGGAAACATGCACACAGccggacacacatacacactcacacacacacacacacacacacacacgaatacacTCTGAGCACAGCATTTGTTATGTTTTGAATAAATGACTAACTAAACGTCCATTACTACCACTCCCAATAAAAACACTTATTgcagctggtcacagtggctcacacctgtaatcccagcactttgggaggctgaggcgggcggattaccagaggtcaggaggtctagaccagcctggccagcatagcaaaacctcgtttctactaaaaatacaaaaattagccgggtgtggtggctcacacatgtaatcccagctactcaggaggctgaggcagaattgcttgaacctgggaggtggaggttccagtgagctgagatcgtgccactgcactccagcctgggcaagatagactccgtctcaaaaaaataaaacaaaacaaaccactgtgtgccaggcactgttccaaggGCTTAATTTTCATTACAACTCAATAAAGTAGATAGTACCATTATCCCCATTatacagaggagaaaaatgaggctcagagtggtGAAGCAAtttcctcaaggtcacacagcaggaagtGGACGTAGGCGCTGGGCTCGGAGTCTGAGGTCTGCACTATTCTAGTAGTGCACCCACTGTCTCAGGAAGCAGTGACCACATCAAACTGTCTTCCCCACACCTGGAGCTCAAATTTCAGAAGGGGTGACAGACACCAGAGCAATCAATAAGTAAACGACACTGTGGATTACAAAGTGTCCACACCAACTTCCCTCTGGGGACAAGCTGGGCTCTCAGAGGGTGCCCCTGCTCCCACCTCTTTCATGGAGAATGTGAGCCACTCCCTCCACTCAGTTAGGTTGGCTCCTTGAACTTTCATCTCTAGCAAACACACTTTCCTCTCCCTTCCTAGTTGCAAAGTATAGGGGAAAACACAGCAGAACACAGGGACTCTGGGGCCTGTGATTTTAAGGAGGCAAACAGGGAAGTCCTCCCAGAGAAGGTGATGTTTCAGCAAGGAGGTGAAAGAGGTCAGGGAGTGAGCACATGATTCTGGGAACAGAGGTGGATCAGACATGGCCCCTCTCTGCAGGGAGCTACCAGCCTGGGGATGACGGAGTAGGGCAGTGGGGAACATGGGGTAAACAGAGGATCCCAATCCAGTCTGGCGAGGGCTGATGGAAGCAAATCTAGGGACTGCAGAAGCCCCCAGGGATATACCAAGGCAACCTGAGGGTGTAGGGTcaggggcttcctggaggaggcgaTGCCAGAGAGAATcactgaattattattattatctttttttttgagactgagtctagctctgtcacccaggctggagtacagggacacaatcccggctcactgcaacctctgcctcccagtttcaagcgattctcctgcctcagcctcccgagtagctgggactacagatacgtgccaccatgcctggctaatttttttatttttagtagagatggggtttcaccatgttgacctggctggtctcaaactcctgacctcaactgatccactcgcctcggcctcgcaaagtgcagggattagaggtgtgagccaccactgcgcctggccaagaatcaCTAGATTTTGATATAATCCATGAGTTGGAGTTGGGCAGGACAAAGGACAGAAAGCAGAGGTAGGAGGGTGGTGCTGGAAGAAGGCATGGAACGGGCGAGCCGTGGCCTGGTCTGTCAGGACAGAAGGAGCACGTCACAGTGGCAGAAGCACAAAGGCTAAGGGAGGGTCCAAGGAGGGAAGTGGACGGCTGAAGCAGACCATGAAGAGGAGGGTGGACCACAAAGCATCCCAaatgccaggcagaggggctgTGACTCTGTCCTGAGGGTGCTGGGGAGCCACAGGCGGGCTGGGAGCAGGGGAGAGCAGGGTCAGCTCTGGTGCAGAAAGGCCCCTAAGGCTGGGTAGGGGTGGGCTgagagggagagactgggagTGAGGGAGGACCAGGGTGAGGGTCCAGGTGAGACAATGACACCAAGAGACAATAGGGCAAGAAGGGCGGCGGGTGGAGAACTGACAGCTttgggagaagggaaagggggTGGGACAGTACCCAGGTCTAATCTGGTGTTTAGGAAGCTGGCAGGGTCTGAATCATTTATTTGTTCTGAAAAGGACATCAACAGACACATCCAGTGAGACAGGATGTAATGTGGGGAGCCCTGAGGCACTGTGGGAGGGGAAGGCAGCACCCTCTGGAAAGGACAGTAGCTGATTCAACGTGGCCTTCACGCTTCCCCTCTGTTCTCTCCCTGAGCACACCAGAGACAtccatgtgccaggctctgtgctgagtGATGCTGGGACCAGAGCTGAGTCAAACGTGGGCCTGCACCATGGGGGAGACGGATCCAATCCCACACACGCCAGGCGGGGAAGGCCAGGGCTGGGATGGAGAGAGGAGGCCCAGGGACCTGTAGGAGTCCAAAGACGTGAGAGTAACAAACAGTCAGAGCTGGGAGGAAACCAAGTGTTGGGTCCCAGAACCCCAAGAGGAATGTGTCTCAAAAGGGCTGGAGGTGACATCCCTGTCATGTGCTGCCAGAGGCATCATTAGGACAGGGGGCATTGAGGGAGATGGGAGAGCAGAGTCTAGAGCCAGACTTGCCCGGGGTTTTGATTgtaactctgccacttactggctgggAGATCTgacaggcctcagtttcctcaactatcCAATGGAATTAATAATACAAagggttggccaggcacggtggctcacgcctgtaatcccagcactttgggaggccgaggcaggcgggtggatcacctgaggtctggagtttgagaccagcctgatcaagatggtgaaaccccatctctactaaaaatacaaaaaattagccaggcgtggtggctgggaGATCTgacaggcctcagtttcctcaactatcCAATGGAATTAATAATACAAagggttggccaggcacggtggctcatgcctgtaatcccagcactttgggaggccgaggcaggcgggtggatcacctgaggtctggagtttgagaccagcctgatcaagatggtgaaaccccatctctactaaaaatacaaaaaattagccaggcgtggtggctgggaGATCTgacaggcctcagtttcctcaactatcCAATGGAATTAATAATACAAagggttggccaggcacggtggctcatgcctgtaatcccagctacctgggaggctaaggtaggagaattgcttgaactcaggaggcagaggttgcagtgagccaagattgcgccattgcactccagcctgggcaaaaagagcaaaactccgtctcaaaaaataaaaataaataataaataatacaaagggTACTGAAAGGACTGAATGGATTAATCTCTGCAAAGGACTTGGAACGATGCCTGGCACGTAAGTACCCGCTAAATGCTGGCTGCTATCATCACTGACACTTTCATGCTCAAGTCTGGCTCCTGTACCCTCTTCCCCAGCCCACTCCCTAAGCAGGCAGGGGCAGTATCAGTGTCAACTTTGTGACCCTGGTTTTGCCCACCCTGAAGCCTCCAGGGTGCCAGGCCCCTCGCTAGGTAATGCTGGGGACACGGAGGTAAGTCCCCAGGCTGATGGGAAGGGCAGACATAGAGAGACAGTCACCATCTTCAGTCCAGTTCAGGCCAAGCATTGAGAGAAATGGGCCTGAGAGACCGTGTCTGATTCACCTCTGTCCACACCAGCTTCCCTCTGGGGACAAGAAGCCAGGCGCTCAGAGAGCACCCTCCCCCACCTGAGCTACCCCCAGCTGTCAGGTTGGCTCCTTGAACTTTCATCTCTAGCAAACACACTTCTCTCTCCCTAGCTAGAGCCTCCTGGCTCACCCTGTGGCTATGGAGGGTGGAAAGCAGCTTCTGGGGCCCCACAGGACCCTGTCTGACTCCCTCTATAGCACATTTCAGGTAACATAAGAGTACAATGGTAAGTAATGCAGCCTAGTGGGTGAAAGCAGTCGGAGGAACCTGGATAGAACTCTCGGCTCTGCCCTTCTCTAGCTGggtgacctctctgtgcctcagtttctccgtGCGTTAAACAGGGACCATGACTTCTTCCAGTGGGtaagaaatggagaaagcaaCTCACTCTGAACAGTTATCAAGAGAGTGAATCCAGAACGAGGGAAAAGAGAACATGGCCGTGACCCCGGAGGGATCGGATGTTAGAACTTCACTCTTGGATTTCTGCCCTCAGGTGACTCTGACGTTTGGGGGTTAAAGCGGCAGAGGTCGGGGGTTACGAGAAGACCCCCACCCAGTGTGCGCTCGCGGCCCCGGAAGCACACGGCTGCGGGACTCAGGGATGTGGGAGAGGGGGGCCCGGTCACCTTCACGGCGTAGTCGATGACCCTCTTGACAGCTACGAGCGCGCGCAGCTCCGCCATCTTTCCGCCTCAGCCACCTACAGGGTCAGCCCGCACCCTCAGCCGCTCTGTCCAGACGCcccaccacccccgccccccgcgcccctctctgcgcctgcgcgcAGCACGGTCAGCCAGTCAACCGCTGCAGAGCCCGCCTCCCCGACAGAGGACCAATCGAGAGGCCGGAGGGAAGGGAGGTGTGGCAAGCAACGCAAACCAATGGGAAGCGGATCTCGGGGAGCCAGCGGGACccggagagggaaggaaaggccTGGCGGAGAGGGCAGGGCAGAGAACTAGGGGAAAGGTCGTGCACGGAAGGCAAGCGCGCCCGGAGTTTATAGATCCTCCCGGTCCTATAAACACTTCCCGGTATCCCCGGATTTGCTCTCCCTCTCCAGATCCCCCACTTCTTCCCGGCCTTTCCAAGTCGCGGTACTCGTATTCCCACGCCTCTGAATCCTTTCGCGTCGGTCTCTCCACTCTCTCCATCCCCGTGTTCCCTGTCCCTTCCATATCCGTATCCTCCCCTGTCCGTGTCTCTACTTCACCTCCATGTCGTCCCCACAGCCTCTCCATACCCTCTCCAAAAGCCCACGTCCCCTCTTGGCCCCGCCCCTCCCACATGTCCCTGTTCCCATCCCAATCCATGGAGACTTGTGTCTCCATGTCTGTGTCTCCCCGTCTCCACGTTCCCTATAGGTTCATGTCCTTATGTCCTCCCTGAGCCTCTGTGCAACCCCGTGCCTGCGTCCCCACGACCCCCAGAAAAGCACGCGGAGCCGCAGCGCTAAAAAAGCCGTTCCTTTATTCTGCCCCAGGCAGGCTGCAGTCACAGACACACGGGGAATCCACTGATGGCGTCGGTGCTCTGCATGATCATGTCTGCCAGCAGAAAGCAGAAGCCTGGGGGGACGGGGTCGCGGAGCAGAGATAGGAAGGTGGGCCCTGGGGCGGATGGCCGGGAGGGCCCCGGGGACTGGGGTTTGGGGCTCCAAGGGGGTCTCTGCCGGGTCTGCGGGAGTCTTAGTGTGTTGGGGAGTCCCTGAGAGGTCCCTGGGGTTTCCTGGGAGGGCAGCTGGGGAGCGTCTGGGGTGAGGGTCTTCTGGGCAGTCTCCTCCACCCTCTTCCCGCTGTCCAGGTTACCCGCGAGAATTGAGAAGGGTAAGGCCAGCCACCCAGAAAAATAGGACCAAGAGAAGAAGACGTTGTTCTTCCACGCATTCTTCACCGTGTAGCCTATCAAGGCGGTCAGCAGCAGCAGTCCTGGGCCCCGCCCAGCCACAAGATGAgctagctgggcctggtggggcTGCACCCAGGCCACGCCCCTTCAGACCCGCCCCTTCTATCAGACCACGCCCATCGCCTCTCATCCCGCCTCTGGCCCAGGCCCCTTCCTGCGCCTCCAGCTCTGAACTCTGTCTCGAGCCCCGCCCACCTCTCTCGGCTTCTTccagccccgcccctcccctggTGACCAAGCCCCTCCATCACCCAGGGCCCGCCCCTGCCTGCCGGCCTGGGGCGAGCTGCAGTCTCACCGCCGAGGAAGAGGAAGGCGCTCGTGGTCTGGCCCCGCAGCGACTCGCCCTCGTGGCACCGAATCCGCAGTCCCATCACCATGCCCACCACGCCGACACCCACCGCCAGCACCATGCACGCCACAGTCACCGCCAGCGTGGCTGGGGAGAGCGGGCGCATCAGCCCCCGCGGGCGCCGCCCCAGTCGCTACGGGTTGGGCCACAACCGGAAGCTCTCCTGTCTCCTGCCCCCAACCCGGTGTGTGGCCAGGAGCCGAGCTCCCCCGACCGGGACTCAGGCGTTTGGACGGAAACTTGGAGGTCACATCAGGACCTGCGGTTACTGCCGATACCAGGACGGGGAGGGGGTCGGGGACAAGCCCACAAGTCGAGGGGCGGGGTTCGTGGCGGCCTCGGCCGGCAAGGGACAGCTGCAACTGAGCCCGGGGTGGAAGGGGTGGGCGTCTCGCCATGGGCCCAGCTGTGTGTCCCGAGTCGTGGGGGTCTGAAATGCCCTCTGACATCTGGGCGGGCGGAGCCTCACTCTGGCAGGGGATGCTGGAGCAGATGCCGTGGTTGCATTCCTGCCACAGGCCACTGTGGCCCTCTTGTTGGCGGGTCCAGTAGTTGGTGGCCGTGGAGAGCACCATGAGGACGTTGGCCACGAGGCTGAGCAGAATGCCCCCACTCTGGAGGCTCCGCTTCACCCCCATGCCACTGAGGCTGCAGCCGGGGGCCACAAGGGCAGGATGGGCCCAGGCCCTTCCTACCCCGAGGCCCCCAGCTTAGGAGCCCGCTTCCTCCACACTCCTCCCCTAGTACTCCTGCCTGAGGTCCCTGCTTCTGGGGACCTGAAGACCCCCCTCCCTCAACAACCCGGCCTGAGGACCCACAACCTCCTCCCTCCAGACCTCGTTCCCCTTACTGGGGACCTTGGGACTTCCCCTGAGAGGCCTCTGAGACCTTCACCACAGGCTTTGCTGTGAGGAACCTGTCTTCCCGGAGACCTCCCCCGACAGCGGAACGCCCCTTCAGCCTGTTCAGTGTCCTCCCCAGACACCCCTCCACACACGCCCACCTAAGTGACTTACACCCAGTGCCCTAGGGCTCCTTAGACACAAAGCCCAGAGAGACGGGGGGAGGGAGGCTGGGTCTCTGTGAGGCCGGGGGTTCCAGAACCCCCTCCCCCAGTGGCTGTTTAAAGGGATAATCACTCCCCCCACCACCATACACATAAACCCCCGCAGCTCTCAACTGAGTGACTGCTTAGATGCAGACCGCAGCTTTGGGGGCCGTTACATCGTAGGCCAAGTCCTTCTTTTatcactgttattattttttgagacgcagtcttgctctgtcgcccaggctggagtgcagtggcgcgatcttggctcactgcgacctccacctcctgggttcaagcaa
This portion of the Pongo abelii isolate AG06213 chromosome 20, NHGRI_mPonAbe1-v2.0_pri, whole genome shotgun sequence genome encodes:
- the CLDND2 gene encoding claudin domain-containing protein 2 isoform X2, coding for MGVKRSLQSGGILLSLVANVLMVLSTATNYWTRQQEGHSGLWQECNHGICSSIPCQTTLAVTVACMVLAVGVGVVGMVMGLRIRCHEGESLRGQTTSAFLFLGGLLLLTALIGYTVKNAWKNNVFFSWSYFSGWLALPFSILAGFCFLLADMIMQSTDAISGFPVCL
- the CLDND2 gene encoding claudin domain-containing protein 2 isoform X1; this encodes MGVKRSLQSGGILLSLVANVLMVLSTATNYWTRQQEGHSGLWQECNHGICSSIPCQTTLAVTVACMVLAVGVGVVGMVMGLRIRCHEGESLRGQTTSAFLFLGGLLLLTALIGYTVKNAWKNNVFFSWSYFSGWLALPFSILAGNLDSGKRVEETAQKTLTPDAPQLPSQETPGTSQGLPNTLRLPQTRQRPPWSPKPQSPGPSRPSAPGPTFLSLLRDPVPPGFCFLLADMIMQSTDAISGFPVCL